A single region of the Neisseria zoodegmatis genome encodes:
- a CDS encoding factor H binding protein domain-containing protein has translation MKNTASLLSLTVSALLLTACGGGGGGQPDISATPTSTKGWSMYKHYQDDEWEYTYTASKDDIGDIPGEEYRINNIVMTFNNKKYHIGNKVIDISNLPLGLNNLKYQIQVTQTRLSNQTKDDQSAIGSMRLYKQQYSVIAGNNLDKLYSMKQGELTLKDNEYSVDDAQGRFTPFEQLPKAGKFTYNGSAFTANEEGKLTYTVDFDKSEGSGSISGLNRFGDISLHKGELKKITTGPLKNGGEIWGQASSANHHKGYYDVTFFGPNSEEIAGNLRFDHMKVRADGKQDSLEIGIAGSREPLK, from the coding sequence ATGAAAAACACCGCATCTTTGTTATCCCTTACCGTCTCTGCTCTTCTGCTCACCGCCTGCGGAGGCGGAGGCGGAGGCCAGCCCGATATTTCGGCAACACCAACCAGCACAAAAGGCTGGAGCATGTACAAGCATTACCAAGACGATGAATGGGAATATACTTACACAGCCAGTAAAGACGACATCGGCGACATACCCGGCGAAGAATACCGTATCAACAACATCGTGATGACTTTTAACAACAAAAAATACCATATCGGTAATAAAGTCATCGATATTTCCAACCTGCCTTTGGGCTTGAACAATCTGAAATATCAAATCCAAGTTACTCAAACCCGCCTTTCTAATCAAACCAAAGATGATCAGTCTGCAATAGGCTCAATGCGCTTATACAAGCAACAATATTCTGTCATCGCGGGCAATAATCTGGATAAGCTCTATTCAATGAAACAAGGAGAGCTTACCTTAAAAGACAATGAATATTCAGTTGACGATGCTCAAGGCCGGTTCACACCTTTCGAGCAACTACCCAAAGCGGGTAAATTCACCTACAACGGCTCTGCCTTCACCGCAAACGAAGAAGGCAAACTCACTTACACCGTCGATTTCGATAAAAGTGAAGGCAGCGGCAGCATCAGCGGCTTAAACCGCTTCGGCGACATCAGTCTGCACAAAGGCGAATTGAAAAAAATCACCACCGGCCCACTTAAAAACGGTGGTGAAATTTGGGGGCAGGCGTCTTCGGCAAACCATCACAAAGGCTACTATGACGTAACCTTCTTCGGCCCTAACAGCGAAGAAATTGCCGGAAATCTCCGTTTCGACCATATGAAAGTGAGAGCAGACGGAAAACAAGACAGCTTGGAAATCGGCATCGCCGGCTCGCGCGAACCGCTGAAATAA
- a CDS encoding glycosyltransferase family 2 protein, with the protein MQTHKIHASAAMLVKNSERYLREVLTALADFDEVLLLDNGSTDRTLEIAARFDNVRVCKHEFIGFGPMKNLAASFAKHNWIFSIDSDEVPDAELIESIRNAIEHDDPQTVYTLSRLNHYNGRLIKGCGWYPDILPRLYQRNYIQFSDRKVHESLVLPPKTNVRSLKGRLKHYSFQNAEGLIQKMQQYSTLYAEENRYKKDSSPFKALWHGAASFIKNYLLKKGFLYGSDGLIISAANAQGSYYKYVKLYEHNRNMSVSLIITTYNRPDALALVLKSALAQTRLPQEIIIADDGSDRRTTEVVGNFTQASPVPVKHTWQKDDGFRAAESRNRAIAAATSDYLIIIDGDMVLDPSFIADHIAAAKKGRLIQGSRVILSKERTEAILNHPGLPLPELSFNSNGVKKRLSALRLTKFAKLIGKRGNRKHKGIKSCNMGFFRDDALAVNGFNNEFVGWGREDSEFAARCYHSGMKRHNLKFAGIAYHLWHHEAERAALPRNDALLQATLNEKKTRCERGVNEFLEKPPAPDPQLELDIEENT; encoded by the coding sequence ATGCAAACACACAAAATCCACGCCAGCGCAGCCATGCTGGTGAAAAATTCCGAACGCTATCTCCGAGAAGTGCTGACCGCGCTGGCCGATTTCGACGAAGTGCTGTTGCTCGATAACGGCTCCACCGACCGCACGCTTGAAATTGCCGCCCGCTTCGATAATGTGCGCGTGTGCAAGCACGAGTTTATCGGCTTCGGCCCGATGAAAAACCTCGCCGCGTCGTTTGCCAAACACAATTGGATTTTCAGTATCGACAGCGACGAAGTGCCCGATGCCGAGCTGATTGAAAGCATCCGCAATGCCATAGAACACGACGACCCGCAAACCGTGTACACCTTGTCGCGGCTGAACCATTACAACGGTCGCTTAATCAAAGGCTGCGGCTGGTATCCTGATATTTTGCCACGCCTGTATCAGCGCAACTATATTCAGTTTTCAGACCGCAAAGTGCATGAATCCTTGGTGTTGCCGCCCAAAACCAACGTCCGCTCCCTCAAAGGCCGTCTGAAACATTATTCGTTTCAAAACGCCGAAGGGCTGATTCAAAAAATGCAGCAATACAGCACGCTGTATGCCGAAGAAAACCGCTACAAAAAAGATTCTTCGCCGTTTAAAGCCCTTTGGCACGGCGCGGCATCGTTTATCAAAAACTACCTGCTCAAAAAAGGCTTTCTCTACGGTTCAGACGGCCTGATTATTTCCGCCGCCAATGCACAAGGTTCCTACTACAAATACGTTAAGCTCTACGAACACAACCGCAACATGAGCGTATCGCTGATCATCACCACCTACAACCGCCCCGACGCGCTGGCTTTGGTGTTGAAATCGGCATTGGCGCAAACCCGTCTGCCGCAGGAAATCATCATCGCCGACGACGGCTCGGACAGGCGCACCACCGAAGTGGTCGGCAACTTCACCCAAGCCAGCCCCGTGCCGGTCAAACACACTTGGCAGAAAGACGACGGCTTCCGCGCCGCCGAATCACGCAACCGCGCCATTGCCGCCGCAACTTCGGATTACCTGATTATTATCGACGGCGACATGGTGCTCGATCCGTCGTTTATCGCCGACCACATCGCCGCGGCCAAAAAAGGCCGTCTGATTCAAGGCTCGCGCGTGATTCTCAGCAAAGAGCGCACCGAAGCCATATTAAACCACCCCGGCCTGCCTTTGCCGGAGCTGTCTTTTAACTCAAACGGTGTGAAAAAACGCCTGTCGGCCCTGCGCCTTACCAAGTTCGCCAAGCTGATCGGCAAACGCGGCAACCGCAAACACAAAGGCATCAAAAGCTGCAACATGGGCTTTTTCCGCGACGATGCACTGGCGGTAAACGGCTTCAACAACGAATTTGTCGGCTGGGGTCGCGAAGACAGCGAATTTGCCGCCCGCTGCTACCATAGCGGCATGAAACGGCACAATCTGAAATTCGCCGGTATCGCCTACCATCTGTGGCACCACGAAGCCGAACGCGCCGCCCTGCCGCGCAACGATGCCCTGCTGCAAGCCACATTGAATGAAAAGAAAACCCGCTGCGAACGGGGCGTGAACGAGTTTTTAGAAAAACCGCCCGCACCCGATCCACAACTTGAACTCGACATCGAAGAAAACACATAA
- the serS gene encoding serine--tRNA ligase: protein MLDIQQLRNHTAAVAARLAERGYEFDTARFEALENQRKQLQVRTEELQAARNSESKKIGMLKGQGKHEEAEQVMAQVADIKNELEQNAVKLEAIQTEFEAWLAGIPNLPHESVPVGKDETENVEVRKIGTPRTFDFEVKDHVDLGAPLGLDFEAGAQLSGARFTVMKGQIARLHRALAQFMLDTHTMQHGYTECYTPYIVNDSTLFGTGQLPKFGEDLFHVTRGGDETKTTQYLIPTAEVTLTNTVADSIMPSENLPIKLTAHSPCFRSEAGAYGKDVRGLIRQHQFDKVEMVQIVHPEKSYDALEEMVGHAEKILQLLELPYRVITLCTGDMGFGAAKTYDLEVWVPAQNTYREISSCSNCEDFQARRMKARFKDEDGKNRLVHTLNGSGLAVGRTLVAVLENHQNADGSINIPAALQPYMGGVTKLEAK from the coding sequence ATGTTAGACATCCAACAACTCCGCAACCACACCGCCGCCGTAGCCGCCCGTTTGGCCGAACGCGGTTACGAATTTGACACCGCCCGTTTCGAAGCATTGGAAAACCAACGCAAACAGCTGCAAGTCCGCACCGAAGAATTACAGGCCGCCCGCAACAGCGAATCGAAAAAAATCGGCATGCTCAAAGGGCAAGGCAAACACGAAGAAGCCGAACAAGTGATGGCGCAGGTTGCCGATATCAAAAACGAACTCGAACAAAACGCCGTCAAACTCGAAGCCATCCAAACCGAATTCGAAGCATGGTTGGCCGGCATTCCCAACCTGCCGCACGAAAGCGTGCCGGTAGGAAAAGACGAAACCGAAAATGTGGAAGTGCGCAAAATCGGCACACCGCGCACATTTGATTTCGAAGTAAAAGACCACGTTGATTTGGGCGCGCCGCTGGGCTTGGATTTTGAAGCCGGCGCACAGCTTTCCGGCGCACGCTTTACCGTGATGAAAGGCCAAATCGCCCGCCTGCACCGCGCTTTGGCACAATTCATGCTCGATACACACACCATGCAACACGGTTACACCGAGTGCTACACGCCCTATATCGTCAACGACAGCACCCTGTTCGGCACCGGCCAATTGCCGAAATTCGGCGAAGACCTGTTCCACGTTACCCGCGGCGGCGACGAAACCAAAACCACGCAATACCTGATTCCCACCGCCGAAGTTACCCTAACCAATACCGTAGCCGACAGCATCATGCCGTCTGAAAATCTGCCAATTAAATTGACCGCGCATTCGCCCTGTTTCCGTTCCGAAGCTGGCGCATACGGCAAAGACGTGCGCGGCCTGATCCGCCAGCACCAGTTCGATAAAGTGGAAATGGTGCAAATCGTCCACCCCGAAAAATCTTACGATGCGCTCGAAGAAATGGTAGGGCACGCCGAAAAAATCCTGCAACTGCTGGAACTGCCCTACCGCGTGATTACCCTGTGCACCGGCGATATGGGCTTCGGCGCAGCCAAAACCTACGATTTGGAAGTATGGGTGCCCGCACAAAACACCTACCGCGAAATTTCGAGCTGCTCCAACTGCGAAGACTTCCAAGCCCGCCGCATGAAAGCCCGCTTCAAAGACGAAGACGGCAAAAACCGTTTGGTACACACCTTAAACGGCTCAGGTTTGGCGGTCGGCCGCACGTTGGTGGCCGTGCTGGAAAACCATCAAAACGCCGACGGCAGCATCAACATCCCCGCCGCACTGCAACCTTATATGGGCGGCGTAACCAAGCTGGAAGCCAAATAA
- a CDS encoding DNA polymerase III subunit chi yields the protein MPKATFYTHVGNPYAFTCRLAARAMQSGSRVLVWADSPEAVARLDIDLWQFEPTSFLAHEVWETGQDCPRDVPLVLACGNTLPEVGNNLVVLNLAPDFWCDAPIPPARVLEIVGSNLEELDEARERFRAYRSSGFEIEHHNMQGKA from the coding sequence ATGCCTAAAGCAACATTCTATACCCATGTCGGCAACCCCTACGCCTTCACCTGCCGTTTGGCCGCCCGCGCCATGCAAAGCGGCTCCCGCGTATTGGTGTGGGCGGATTCGCCCGAAGCCGTGGCGCGCTTGGATATCGACTTATGGCAGTTCGAGCCGACCAGCTTCTTGGCTCACGAAGTTTGGGAAACCGGCCAAGACTGCCCCCGAGACGTGCCGCTGGTGCTGGCTTGCGGCAACACTCTCCCCGAAGTAGGAAATAATTTAGTGGTGCTGAATCTTGCGCCCGATTTTTGGTGCGACGCACCAATACCGCCTGCGCGGGTGTTGGAAATCGTCGGCAGCAACCTCGAAGAACTCGACGAAGCCCGCGAACGGTTCCGCGCTTATCGGAGCAGCGGCTTTGAAATCGAGCATCACAATATGCAGGGCAAAGCCTGA
- the earP gene encoding elongation factor P maturation arginine rhamnosyltransferase EarP, with the protein MPSENTSLKICWLFCNVIDNFGDIGVSWRLAKMLTRELGWQVHLWVDDTAALRALCPDLPAKPCIHQHIIVRTWQAERADGLDSAPPPHIVIETFACDLPPDVLAVIRRHRPLWLNWEYLSAEDSNEKLHALPSPQTDGLQKYFWFMGFSERSGGLLREQDYEIHCRFDEDAFRQILKLPPKTTPEWLLFGYHSPIWAKWLTMWQQAGQPLTLLLAGNQIIDSLKKAGAIPPHTLNSDGSIFQTASVQLIKIPFIPQSDFDRLLHLSDGLIIRGEDSFVRAQFAAKPFFWHIYPQEESVHIDKLHAFWRKTYAHYPDNIQTAHQALSDELNGARSLTPAQRLEAWQTLQRHADEWRQSVADWKNTLFKQPSAIEKLAKFIERR; encoded by the coding sequence ATGCCGTCTGAAAATACTTCCCTCAAAATTTGCTGGTTGTTTTGCAATGTGATCGACAACTTCGGCGATATCGGCGTGTCGTGGCGGCTGGCAAAAATGCTCACCCGAGAGCTAGGCTGGCAAGTGCATTTATGGGTGGACGATACCGCCGCCCTGCGCGCCCTTTGCCCCGATTTGCCCGCTAAGCCCTGCATCCATCAGCACATCATCGTGCGAACATGGCAGGCAGAACGCGCCGACGGCTTGGATAGCGCCCCGCCGCCGCACATCGTTATCGAAACCTTCGCCTGCGATTTACCGCCCGATGTTTTGGCAGTTATCCGCCGGCATCGACCGCTGTGGCTCAACTGGGAATATCTCAGCGCCGAAGACAGCAACGAAAAGCTTCACGCCCTGCCCTCGCCCCAAACCGACGGCTTGCAAAAATATTTCTGGTTTATGGGGTTCAGCGAACGAAGCGGCGGCCTCTTGCGCGAACAAGACTACGAAATACACTGCCGTTTTGACGAAGACGCCTTCCGCCAAATCTTAAAACTCCCTCCGAAAACCACCCCTGAATGGCTGCTGTTCGGCTATCACAGCCCCATATGGGCAAAATGGCTGACTATGTGGCAGCAAGCCGGGCAGCCGCTTACCCTGCTGCTGGCCGGCAACCAAATCATCGACAGCCTGAAAAAAGCGGGTGCCATTCCGCCTCATACCTTAAACAGCGACGGCAGCATTTTTCAGACGGCCTCGGTTCAACTCATTAAAATCCCATTTATTCCGCAAAGCGATTTCGACCGCCTGCTGCACCTTTCAGACGGCCTCATCATCCGCGGCGAAGACAGCTTCGTGCGCGCCCAATTCGCCGCCAAACCCTTTTTCTGGCACATCTACCCGCAGGAAGAATCCGTGCATATCGACAAACTGCACGCCTTCTGGCGCAAAACCTATGCGCACTACCCCGATAATATTCAGACGGCACATCAAGCCCTGTCGGACGAACTCAACGGCGCACGCTCCCTAACGCCCGCGCAACGCCTCGAAGCATGGCAAACCTTGCAGCGGCATGCCGACGAATGGCGGCAAAGTGTCGCGGATTGGAAAAACACACTTTTCAAACAGCCGTCCGCCATCGAAAAACTAGCCAAATTTATCGAACGCCGCTAA
- the efp gene encoding elongation factor P has protein sequence MKTAQELRAGNVFMVGNDPMVVQKTEYIKGGRSSAKVSMKLKNLLTGAATETIYKADDKFDVVILARKNCTYSYFADPMYVFMDEEFNQYEIEAENIGDALKFIVDGMEDVCEVTFYEGNPISVELPTIIVREVEYTEPAVKGDTSGKVMKTARLVGGTEIQVMAYVENGDKVEIDTRTGEFRKRA, from the coding sequence ATGAAAACCGCACAAGAACTGCGCGCAGGTAACGTATTTATGGTCGGCAACGACCCGATGGTAGTACAAAAAACCGAATACATTAAAGGCGGCCGCAGCTCTGCCAAAGTCAGCATGAAACTGAAAAACCTGCTGACCGGCGCAGCCACCGAAACCATCTACAAAGCCGACGACAAATTCGACGTCGTGATTCTGGCCCGCAAAAACTGTACTTACAGCTACTTTGCCGACCCCATGTACGTATTCATGGACGAAGAGTTCAACCAATATGAAATCGAAGCCGAAAACATCGGCGACGCATTGAAATTCATCGTAGACGGCATGGAAGACGTGTGCGAAGTAACTTTCTACGAAGGCAACCCGATCTCCGTAGAACTGCCTACTATCATCGTGCGCGAAGTAGAATACACCGAGCCTGCCGTTAAAGGCGACACTTCAGGCAAAGTGATGAAAACCGCGCGTTTGGTCGGCGGCACCGAAATCCAAGTGATGGCCTACGTTGAAAACGGCGACAAAGTCGAAATCGACACCCGCACCGGCGAATTCCGCAAACGCGCCTAA
- a CDS encoding sugar MFS transporter, whose product MSTQSQNNTAALSVLASLFFMMGFITCLNDVLIPHLKEVFHLSNRDSMLVQVAFFSAYAVMSFVVGKVIDKIGYKKTVVSGFLITALGAFLFYPATAMLGNGVADKSLYYMVFLPLFFIMATGIVFLQVSGNPYVTLLARPGKESATLTLVQAFNSVATAIAPSVGGLLILSDAAQSLTAAEKAQTLQMPYLGLTGILVLLAVAVASIKLPAAEKIAEYVTEENKDGKTSVFQYKHMILGALAIFFYVGAEVAIGSQYILTMEHMTQNLPMPNYVPAEGSGLIMWVYNFFAKYYYYLVSDIHITHLSGAVLLSLYWGGAMVGRFMGSAVLSRFAPNKVLLLNSLIAVALLLLVVFAGDVNKASTAKYALLAIGLFNSIMFPTIFSLATRGLGKFTADASGIICTAIVGGALIPLLQGDIVTRTGDNYLVSYWVPVLCYLYIAFFALKGYKADEHA is encoded by the coding sequence ATGTCTACGCAATCACAAAACAATACAGCTGCGTTGAGTGTATTGGCTTCTTTATTTTTTATGATGGGTTTTATTACCTGTTTGAATGATGTATTGATTCCTCATTTGAAAGAGGTTTTTCATCTGAGTAATCGCGACTCGATGTTGGTGCAAGTTGCATTTTTTTCTGCGTATGCTGTGATGTCGTTTGTGGTCGGTAAAGTGATTGATAAAATCGGTTATAAGAAAACCGTAGTTTCAGGTTTTTTAATTACAGCATTGGGCGCATTTTTGTTTTATCCGGCCACTGCGATGTTAGGTAACGGTGTTGCAGATAAGTCTCTGTATTACATGGTATTCTTGCCTTTGTTTTTTATAATGGCTACAGGCATTGTATTTTTGCAGGTTTCCGGCAACCCTTATGTAACATTGCTGGCACGTCCGGGTAAAGAATCCGCAACCCTCACTTTGGTTCAGGCGTTCAACTCGGTGGCGACAGCGATAGCGCCTTCTGTGGGCGGTCTGTTGATTCTTTCTGATGCCGCACAATCTTTAACGGCTGCTGAAAAAGCACAAACATTGCAAATGCCGTATCTGGGTTTGACAGGTATTTTAGTATTACTAGCGGTGGCAGTTGCTTCGATTAAATTACCGGCAGCAGAAAAAATTGCAGAGTATGTTACAGAAGAAAATAAAGACGGAAAAACCAGTGTTTTTCAGTATAAGCATATGATTTTAGGGGCACTTGCCATTTTCTTTTATGTAGGTGCAGAAGTAGCGATTGGTAGTCAATATATTCTGACTATGGAGCATATGACGCAAAACTTGCCCATGCCAAATTATGTGCCGGCCGAAGGCAGTGGGTTGATCATGTGGGTTTATAACTTTTTTGCTAAGTATTATTACTATTTGGTAAGCGATATCCATATTACTCACTTAAGCGGCGCGGTGTTGTTAAGTTTGTATTGGGGTGGAGCGATGGTTGGCCGCTTTATGGGTAGTGCAGTGTTGAGCCGCTTTGCGCCAAACAAAGTTTTGTTGTTGAATTCTTTGATTGCCGTTGCGTTACTGCTTTTAGTAGTTTTTGCAGGGGATGTGAACAAAGCTTCGACTGCGAAATATGCATTACTGGCTATTGGCCTATTTAACTCAATTATGTTCCCCACGATTTTTTCATTGGCTACCAGAGGTTTGGGAAAGTTTACTGCTGATGCGTCAGGCATTATTTGTACAGCGATTGTTGGTGGTGCTTTGATACCATTGTTACAAGGTGATATCGTAACCCGCACGGGAGATAATTATTTGGTGTCTTATTGGGTTCCTGTTTTGTGTTACTTATATATTGCATTTTTCGCGCTAAAAGGCTACAAAGCAGACGAACACGCTTAA
- the pgi gene encoding glucose-6-phosphate isomerase, which translates to MKHMQELPVWRELWKHFDATKNLHMRDLFKDDPHRAERYWLEVGGLILDYSKNRITDETLSLLMQLAREAGVLERIKQMFRGEKINTTENRAVLHVALRNRTNAPILVDGEDVMPQVNRVLHRMGEFAHEVRSGEWLGYTNQVITDVVNIGIGGSDLGPLMMCTALKPYGHPRLRMHFVSNVDGSQLRDVLEKVHPETTLFIIASKTFTTQETLTNALTAREWFLKHADEESAVAKHFVAVSTNKKAVADFGIDTANMFEFWDWVGGRYSLWSAIGLPIMLYLGEENFIEMLNGAHLMDQHFFNAPLEQNMPVLLAMIGIWYINYYGGGSHIIAPYDQHLHRLPKFIQQLDMESNGKQVTLDGKAVEHETAPIIWGETGINGQHAFFQLLHQGTHITPIDLIASLQKRSNLPGHHEILLANVFAQAEAFMRGKTPDEVRTELKAQGMDEAHIEDLVPHKTFSGNRPSNLILMNKINPRNMGSLIALYEHKTFVQGIIWGINSFDQWGVELGKQLAKTILSELTGETEVQPHDSSTERLIRLYRNANCDKDAGC; encoded by the coding sequence ATGAAACATATGCAGGAATTGCCTGTATGGCGCGAGCTGTGGAAGCATTTTGATGCCACCAAAAACCTGCACATGCGCGATTTGTTTAAAGACGATCCGCACCGTGCCGAACGCTATTGGCTGGAAGTGGGCGGCCTGATATTGGATTATTCTAAAAACCGCATCACCGATGAAACGCTGTCTCTACTGATGCAGTTGGCTCGGGAAGCGGGTGTGCTGGAACGTATCAAGCAGATGTTTCGCGGCGAAAAAATCAACACCACCGAAAACCGCGCCGTGTTGCATGTGGCTCTGCGCAACCGTACCAATGCCCCGATTCTTGTAGACGGCGAAGACGTAATGCCGCAAGTGAACCGTGTTTTGCACCGCATGGGCGAGTTTGCCCACGAAGTGCGCAGCGGCGAATGGCTGGGCTATACCAATCAAGTGATTACCGATGTGGTGAATATCGGCATCGGCGGCTCGGATTTGGGGCCGCTGATGATGTGTACCGCACTCAAACCCTACGGCCATCCGCGTTTGAGAATGCACTTTGTTTCCAATGTGGACGGTTCGCAGTTGCGCGACGTGCTGGAAAAAGTACACCCCGAAACCACGTTGTTCATCATCGCTTCCAAAACCTTTACCACGCAAGAAACCCTTACCAACGCCCTGACTGCACGCGAGTGGTTTTTGAAGCATGCCGACGAAGAATCGGCGGTGGCTAAACATTTTGTGGCCGTATCCACCAATAAAAAAGCCGTTGCCGATTTCGGTATCGACACCGCCAATATGTTTGAATTTTGGGATTGGGTCGGCGGACGTTACAGCCTGTGGTCGGCAATCGGCCTGCCGATTATGCTTTATCTGGGCGAAGAAAATTTCATTGAAATGCTCAATGGCGCGCACTTGATGGACCAGCATTTTTTCAATGCGCCGCTGGAACAGAACATGCCGGTATTGCTGGCGATGATCGGGATTTGGTACATCAATTATTACGGCGGCGGCAGCCACATTATCGCCCCGTACGACCAACACCTGCACCGCCTGCCCAAATTTATCCAGCAGCTTGATATGGAAAGCAACGGCAAACAGGTTACGCTCGACGGCAAAGCGGTGGAGCATGAAACCGCACCGATTATTTGGGGCGAAACCGGTATCAACGGCCAGCATGCTTTCTTCCAATTGCTGCATCAAGGCACGCACATTACGCCCATCGACCTGATTGCCTCGCTGCAAAAGCGCAGCAATTTACCCGGCCATCACGAAATTTTGCTGGCCAACGTCTTCGCTCAAGCGGAAGCATTTATGCGCGGCAAAACGCCTGACGAAGTGCGCACAGAGTTGAAAGCGCAGGGTATGGATGAGGCGCATATCGAAGACTTGGTGCCACATAAAACCTTCTCCGGCAACCGCCCCAGTAATCTGATTCTAATGAACAAAATCAACCCCCGCAACATGGGCAGCCTGATTGCCTTGTATGAACACAAAACCTTTGTGCAGGGCATCATTTGGGGCATCAACAGTTTTGACCAATGGGGTGTAGAGCTGGGCAAACAGCTTGCCAAAACGATTTTGTCGGAGCTGACCGGCGAAACCGAAGTGCAGCCGCACGACAGCTCCACCGAGCGGCTAATCCGCTTATACCGCAATGCCAATTGCGACAAAGATGCCGGCTGCTAA
- a CDS encoding SIS domain-containing protein, whose protein sequence is MLSKISESLGDLSGAERKVAESALAEPKWFVHAAVAEIAERASVSQPTVIRFCRSLGYKGLPEFKLALSASLGNEGMPYVHEELNADDDMGTVVEKVLGNAAASILGARRFLKEADLEAAVAMLSQARRIEFYGVGNSGIVAQDAQHKFFRFGISTVAYVDTHIQLMAASVLSSQDVLVVISNSGSSIELLDAVSIAKENGASVIAVTRSESPLAQLADCVLSISSQENSELYTPMVSRLLQLAVIDILTIGLALRLGETASLQLQKGKRSIHSKHLEYNKEES, encoded by the coding sequence ATGTTAAGTAAAATCAGCGAATCACTCGGCGATTTGTCGGGTGCGGAGAGAAAAGTGGCCGAATCGGCTTTGGCCGAACCGAAATGGTTTGTTCATGCCGCAGTGGCTGAGATTGCCGAACGCGCTTCCGTAAGCCAGCCTACCGTTATCCGTTTTTGCCGCAGCTTGGGTTACAAAGGCTTGCCCGAGTTCAAACTGGCTTTGTCGGCAAGTCTCGGCAATGAAGGTATGCCTTATGTGCATGAAGAGCTGAATGCCGACGATGATATGGGTACGGTGGTGGAGAAAGTGCTCGGCAATGCCGCCGCCTCCATTTTGGGCGCGCGCCGCTTTTTAAAAGAAGCCGACCTTGAAGCCGCCGTGGCCATGCTCAGCCAAGCGCGCCGTATTGAGTTTTACGGTGTGGGGAACTCGGGCATCGTTGCTCAAGACGCGCAACATAAGTTTTTCCGCTTCGGCATTTCTACCGTGGCTTACGTCGATACCCACATTCAATTGATGGCTGCATCGGTGTTGAGTAGCCAAGATGTGTTGGTGGTGATTTCCAATTCCGGTTCTTCGATCGAATTGCTAGATGCCGTGAGCATTGCCAAAGAAAACGGTGCTTCCGTGATTGCGGTTACACGCTCGGAATCGCCGCTTGCTCAATTGGCCGATTGCGTGCTGAGTATTTCCTCCCAAGAAAACAGCGAATTGTACACGCCGATGGTGTCGCGCCTGCTTCAGTTGGCTGTTATTGATATTCTGACGATCGGTTTGGCGTTGAGACTCGGCGAAACCGCCAGCCTGCAATTGCAGAAAGGCAAACGCAGCATTCACAGCAAACATTTGGAATACAACAAGGAAGAGTCATGA